Proteins encoded by one window of Arachis ipaensis cultivar K30076 chromosome B04, Araip1.1, whole genome shotgun sequence:
- the LOC107636266 gene encoding uncharacterized protein LOC107636266, translating into MRRHLFLRIVDALSTDSPYFQQRVDGTRRKGLSPLQKCTAAILMLVYGVTANAVDDYVRIGESTTIECLKNFVEGVISVFEDEYLRKPNSNDVRCLLQMAEGRGFPGMLGSIDCMHWQWKNCLKV; encoded by the coding sequence ATGAGAAGACATCTGTTCCTTCGAATAGTAGATGCTCTCTCAACTGACTCTCCGTATTTCCAACAGAGGGTCGATGGAACTAGGAGAAAGGGCTTGTCACCACTCCAAAAATGCACTGCTGCAATATTGATGTTAGTATATGGCGTAACTGCTAATGCCGTAGATGATTATGTGCGCATAGGCGAGAGCACTACAATTGAATGCTTGAAAAATTTTGTTGAAGGTGTCATTTCGGTGTTCGAGGATGAATACTTGagaaaaccaaattcaaatgATGTACGATGCCTGCTACAAATGGCGGAAGGTCGTGGCTTTCCTGGCATGTTGGGTAGCATTGACTGCATGCATTGGCAATGGAAAAATTGTCTAAAGGTGTAG
- the LOC107639140 gene encoding protein ROOT HAIR DEFECTIVE 3 homolog 2 isoform X1, translated as MKEEDDCCCTQLIDEKGNFNVDGLHSFITSTNFSHCALSYAVVSVMGPQSSGKSTLLNHLFHTNFREMDAFKGRFQTTKGIWIAKCVGIEPFTIAMDLEGTDGRERGEDDTAFEKQSALFALAISDVVLINMWCHDIGREHAANKPLLKTVFQAMMRLFSPRKTTLLFVIRDKTKTPFEHLEPILRDDIQKIWDAVPKPQAHKNTPLSEFFNVEVTALSSYEDKEDKFITEVAQLRKRFFHSISPGGLAGDRRGAVPASGFSISAQNIWKVIRENKDLDLPAHKVMVATVRCEEIADEKFSRLCSDKVWLALEKAVQQGPVRGFGEKLSSIIDAYLSQYDAEAMFFDEGVRNAKRQHLLSKALDFVFPAYSTMLGHLRSKALDSFKIKLEQSLNSGKGFAAAVRMWTRSSMLEFDKGSADAAVRQASWDASRVRDKLRRDIDSHAMSVRDAKLSAIMNNFEEQLAKALVDPVECIFETGEKDTWPSIRKLLKRETEAVVSEFLSSISGFELDEETTERMQQSLRDYARKLVENKARDEAGKILILMKDRFSTVFNHDNNSIPRVWTGKEDIKIITQEARTVSLNLLSDMAAIRLDERPDQIDSILRSALMDGTVSVASSRRGVSTDPLASSTWEEVPPKDTLLTPVQCKSLWRQFQKETEYTVAQAISAQEAYKRNNNWLPPAWAILAMVVLGFNEFMLLLKNPLYLLVTFVVFVLGKAIWVNMNIEGEFRNGTLAGILSISSRFLPAVMNLMKRLTEDAQGFTSPEGMRNS; from the exons ATGAAGGAAGAAGATGATTGTTGTTGCACTCAACTCATCGATGAGAAAGGTAACTTCAACGTTGATGGCCTCCACAGCTTCATCACCAGCACTAACTTCTCTCACTGTGCCCTTTCTTATGCCGTCGTTTCTGTCATGGGTCCTCAAAGTAGCG GAAAGAGCACCTTACTCAATCATCTTTTCCACACAAATTTCAGAGAGATGGATGCATTTAAGGGAAG ATTTCAAACGACCAAGGGGATTTGGATAGCCAAATGTGTTGGGATTGAACCATTCACAATTGCTATGGATTTAGAGGGTACTGATGGAAGAGAGAGGGGTGAG GATGATACCGCTTTTGAGAAACAGAGTGCTCTTTTTGCTTTGGCAATATCTGACGTCGTTTTGATAAACAT GTGGTGTCATGATATAGGCCGGGAACATGCTGCGAACAAACCACTTTTGAAAACAGTTTTTCAG GCCATGATGCGTTTATTCAGCCCGCGCAAGACTACGTTACTTTTTGTCATTCGTGATAAAACAAAG ACCCCATTTGAGCATCTGGAGCCTATTCTAAGAGATGATATCCAAAAG ATTTGGGATGCAGTACCAAAACCACAAGCTCATAAAAATACTCCTCTTAGTGAATTCTTTAAT GTGGAGGTTACTGCTTTGTCAAGCTATGAGGACAAGGAGGATAAATTTATAACAGAG GTTGCTCAATTGCGGAAGCGTTTCTTTCATTCTATATCACCTGGAGGTCTTGCTGGCGATCGGCGTGGTGCTGTGCCAGCTTCTGGATTTTCTATTAGTGCACAGAATATATGGAAAGTCATACGAGAGAATAAGGATCTTGATCTTCCAGCTCATAAG GTGATGGTTGCCACCGTGCGTTGTGAAGAGATAGCTGATGAAAAGTTTAGCCGCTTGTGCTCTGATAAG GTTTGGTTGGCATTGGAGAAAGCTGTTCAACAAGGTCCAGTACGTGGTTTTGGGGAAAAGCTGAGCTCAATTATTGATGCCTATCTATCACA ATATGATGCAGAGGCAATGTTCTTTGATGAAGGTGTGCGAAATGCAAAACGGCAGCATTTGCTGTCCAAGGCACTTGAT TTTGTGTTCCCTGCCTATTCAACAATGTTGGGCCATCTACGTTCTAAAGCTCTAGATAGTTTCAAGATTAAATTGGAACAATCACTAAACAGTGGAAAAGGTTTTGCTGCCGCTGTTCGCATGTGGACTCGATCATCTATGCTTGAGTTTGACAAAGGATCTGCTG ATGCTGCTGTAAGACAGGCTAGCTGGGATGCTTCCAGAGTGCGAGACAAACTTCGTCGCGATATTGATTCACATGCTATGTCTGTGCGCGATGCAAAATTATCTGCAATAATGAATAATTTTGAG GAACAACTGGCCAAGGCCTTGGTTGATCCTGTGGAGTGCATATTTGAAACTGGGGAAAAGGATACCTGGCCTTCAATTCGAAAACTTCTTAAACGTGAGACTGAAGCTGTTGTATCTGAATTTCTGTCTTccatttctggttttgagcttgATGAAGAAACAACTGAAAGAATGCAACAAAGCTTAAGGGACTATGCAAGAAAACTGGTGGAGAACAAAGCAAGAGATGAAGCTGGGAAGATTCTTATTCTCATGAAAGATAG GTTCTCTACTGTCTTCAATCATGACAATAATTCAATCCCTAGAGTTTGGACTGGGAAGgaagatattaaaattattaCACAGGAAGCTCGCACAGTG TCCCTTAACCTTCTATCGGATATGGCTGCCATACGCTTGGATGAGAGGCCAGATCAAATTGACAGTATACTCCGTTCAGCTCTCATGGATGGAACTGTTTCTGTTGCATCTTCAAGGAGAGGAGTTTCTACTGATCCACTGGCCTCAAGCACATGGGAGGAG GTTCCTCCAAAAGATACACTTCTCACTCCAGTGCAATGCAAGTCTCTGTGGAGGCAGTTCCAGAAAGAGACAGAGTATACAGTTGCTCAAGCTATTTCGGCTCAG GAGGCGTACAAGCGAAACAACAATTGGTTACCGCCTGCTTGGGCTATACTGGCAATGGTTGTTCTTGGTTTTAATGAATTTATGCTGCTTCTAAA AAATCCGCTTTACTTGCTGGTTACGTTTGTTGTCTTTGTACTTGGGAAGGCCATTTGGGTGAACATGAATATAGAAGGAGAGTTTCGAAATGGCACT CTTGCTGGGATACTATCGATTTCATCGAGGTTTCTTCCCGCTGTTATGAACCTTATGAAACGTCTCACTGAAGATGCTCAAGGATTTACATCGCCTGAAGGAATGAGAAATTCTTGA
- the LOC107639140 gene encoding protein ROOT HAIR DEFECTIVE 3 homolog 2 isoform X2, which yields MKEEDDCCCTQLIDEKGNFNVDGLHSFITSTNFSHCALSYAVVSVMGPQSSGKSTLLNHLFHTNFREMDAFKGRFQTTKGIWIAKCVGIEPFTIAMDLEGTDGRERGEDDTAFEKQSALFALAISDVVLINMWCHDIGREHAANKPLLKTVFQAMMRLFSPRKTTLLFVIRDKTKTPFEHLEPILRDDIQKIWDAVPKPQAHKNTPLSEFFNVAQLRKRFFHSISPGGLAGDRRGAVPASGFSISAQNIWKVIRENKDLDLPAHKVMVATVRCEEIADEKFSRLCSDKVWLALEKAVQQGPVRGFGEKLSSIIDAYLSQYDAEAMFFDEGVRNAKRQHLLSKALDFVFPAYSTMLGHLRSKALDSFKIKLEQSLNSGKGFAAAVRMWTRSSMLEFDKGSADAAVRQASWDASRVRDKLRRDIDSHAMSVRDAKLSAIMNNFEEQLAKALVDPVECIFETGEKDTWPSIRKLLKRETEAVVSEFLSSISGFELDEETTERMQQSLRDYARKLVENKARDEAGKILILMKDRFSTVFNHDNNSIPRVWTGKEDIKIITQEARTVSLNLLSDMAAIRLDERPDQIDSILRSALMDGTVSVASSRRGVSTDPLASSTWEEVPPKDTLLTPVQCKSLWRQFQKETEYTVAQAISAQEAYKRNNNWLPPAWAILAMVVLGFNEFMLLLKNPLYLLVTFVVFVLGKAIWVNMNIEGEFRNGTLAGILSISSRFLPAVMNLMKRLTEDAQGFTSPEGMRNS from the exons ATGAAGGAAGAAGATGATTGTTGTTGCACTCAACTCATCGATGAGAAAGGTAACTTCAACGTTGATGGCCTCCACAGCTTCATCACCAGCACTAACTTCTCTCACTGTGCCCTTTCTTATGCCGTCGTTTCTGTCATGGGTCCTCAAAGTAGCG GAAAGAGCACCTTACTCAATCATCTTTTCCACACAAATTTCAGAGAGATGGATGCATTTAAGGGAAG ATTTCAAACGACCAAGGGGATTTGGATAGCCAAATGTGTTGGGATTGAACCATTCACAATTGCTATGGATTTAGAGGGTACTGATGGAAGAGAGAGGGGTGAG GATGATACCGCTTTTGAGAAACAGAGTGCTCTTTTTGCTTTGGCAATATCTGACGTCGTTTTGATAAACAT GTGGTGTCATGATATAGGCCGGGAACATGCTGCGAACAAACCACTTTTGAAAACAGTTTTTCAG GCCATGATGCGTTTATTCAGCCCGCGCAAGACTACGTTACTTTTTGTCATTCGTGATAAAACAAAG ACCCCATTTGAGCATCTGGAGCCTATTCTAAGAGATGATATCCAAAAG ATTTGGGATGCAGTACCAAAACCACAAGCTCATAAAAATACTCCTCTTAGTGAATTCTTTAAT GTTGCTCAATTGCGGAAGCGTTTCTTTCATTCTATATCACCTGGAGGTCTTGCTGGCGATCGGCGTGGTGCTGTGCCAGCTTCTGGATTTTCTATTAGTGCACAGAATATATGGAAAGTCATACGAGAGAATAAGGATCTTGATCTTCCAGCTCATAAG GTGATGGTTGCCACCGTGCGTTGTGAAGAGATAGCTGATGAAAAGTTTAGCCGCTTGTGCTCTGATAAG GTTTGGTTGGCATTGGAGAAAGCTGTTCAACAAGGTCCAGTACGTGGTTTTGGGGAAAAGCTGAGCTCAATTATTGATGCCTATCTATCACA ATATGATGCAGAGGCAATGTTCTTTGATGAAGGTGTGCGAAATGCAAAACGGCAGCATTTGCTGTCCAAGGCACTTGAT TTTGTGTTCCCTGCCTATTCAACAATGTTGGGCCATCTACGTTCTAAAGCTCTAGATAGTTTCAAGATTAAATTGGAACAATCACTAAACAGTGGAAAAGGTTTTGCTGCCGCTGTTCGCATGTGGACTCGATCATCTATGCTTGAGTTTGACAAAGGATCTGCTG ATGCTGCTGTAAGACAGGCTAGCTGGGATGCTTCCAGAGTGCGAGACAAACTTCGTCGCGATATTGATTCACATGCTATGTCTGTGCGCGATGCAAAATTATCTGCAATAATGAATAATTTTGAG GAACAACTGGCCAAGGCCTTGGTTGATCCTGTGGAGTGCATATTTGAAACTGGGGAAAAGGATACCTGGCCTTCAATTCGAAAACTTCTTAAACGTGAGACTGAAGCTGTTGTATCTGAATTTCTGTCTTccatttctggttttgagcttgATGAAGAAACAACTGAAAGAATGCAACAAAGCTTAAGGGACTATGCAAGAAAACTGGTGGAGAACAAAGCAAGAGATGAAGCTGGGAAGATTCTTATTCTCATGAAAGATAG GTTCTCTACTGTCTTCAATCATGACAATAATTCAATCCCTAGAGTTTGGACTGGGAAGgaagatattaaaattattaCACAGGAAGCTCGCACAGTG TCCCTTAACCTTCTATCGGATATGGCTGCCATACGCTTGGATGAGAGGCCAGATCAAATTGACAGTATACTCCGTTCAGCTCTCATGGATGGAACTGTTTCTGTTGCATCTTCAAGGAGAGGAGTTTCTACTGATCCACTGGCCTCAAGCACATGGGAGGAG GTTCCTCCAAAAGATACACTTCTCACTCCAGTGCAATGCAAGTCTCTGTGGAGGCAGTTCCAGAAAGAGACAGAGTATACAGTTGCTCAAGCTATTTCGGCTCAG GAGGCGTACAAGCGAAACAACAATTGGTTACCGCCTGCTTGGGCTATACTGGCAATGGTTGTTCTTGGTTTTAATGAATTTATGCTGCTTCTAAA AAATCCGCTTTACTTGCTGGTTACGTTTGTTGTCTTTGTACTTGGGAAGGCCATTTGGGTGAACATGAATATAGAAGGAGAGTTTCGAAATGGCACT CTTGCTGGGATACTATCGATTTCATCGAGGTTTCTTCCCGCTGTTATGAACCTTATGAAACGTCTCACTGAAGATGCTCAAGGATTTACATCGCCTGAAGGAATGAGAAATTCTTGA
- the LOC107639140 gene encoding protein ROOT HAIR DEFECTIVE 3 homolog 2 isoform X3 → MEERGVSSSCMPQLHHSCFCGFKPNIQDDTAFEKQSALFALAISDVVLINMWCHDIGREHAANKPLLKTVFQAMMRLFSPRKTTLLFVIRDKTKTPFEHLEPILRDDIQKIWDAVPKPQAHKNTPLSEFFNVEVTALSSYEDKEDKFITEVAQLRKRFFHSISPGGLAGDRRGAVPASGFSISAQNIWKVIRENKDLDLPAHKVMVATVRCEEIADEKFSRLCSDKVWLALEKAVQQGPVRGFGEKLSSIIDAYLSQYDAEAMFFDEGVRNAKRQHLLSKALDFVFPAYSTMLGHLRSKALDSFKIKLEQSLNSGKGFAAAVRMWTRSSMLEFDKGSADAAVRQASWDASRVRDKLRRDIDSHAMSVRDAKLSAIMNNFEEQLAKALVDPVECIFETGEKDTWPSIRKLLKRETEAVVSEFLSSISGFELDEETTERMQQSLRDYARKLVENKARDEAGKILILMKDRFSTVFNHDNNSIPRVWTGKEDIKIITQEARTVSLNLLSDMAAIRLDERPDQIDSILRSALMDGTVSVASSRRGVSTDPLASSTWEEVPPKDTLLTPVQCKSLWRQFQKETEYTVAQAISAQEAYKRNNNWLPPAWAILAMVVLGFNEFMLLLKNPLYLLVTFVVFVLGKAIWVNMNIEGEFRNGTLAGILSISSRFLPAVMNLMKRLTEDAQGFTSPEGMRNS, encoded by the exons ATGGAAGAGAGAGGGGTGAG CTCATCATGCATGCCACAACTCCATCACTCCTGTTTTTGTGGTTTTAAACCTAACATACAGGATGATACCGCTTTTGAGAAACAGAGTGCTCTTTTTGCTTTGGCAATATCTGACGTCGTTTTGATAAACAT GTGGTGTCATGATATAGGCCGGGAACATGCTGCGAACAAACCACTTTTGAAAACAGTTTTTCAG GCCATGATGCGTTTATTCAGCCCGCGCAAGACTACGTTACTTTTTGTCATTCGTGATAAAACAAAG ACCCCATTTGAGCATCTGGAGCCTATTCTAAGAGATGATATCCAAAAG ATTTGGGATGCAGTACCAAAACCACAAGCTCATAAAAATACTCCTCTTAGTGAATTCTTTAAT GTGGAGGTTACTGCTTTGTCAAGCTATGAGGACAAGGAGGATAAATTTATAACAGAG GTTGCTCAATTGCGGAAGCGTTTCTTTCATTCTATATCACCTGGAGGTCTTGCTGGCGATCGGCGTGGTGCTGTGCCAGCTTCTGGATTTTCTATTAGTGCACAGAATATATGGAAAGTCATACGAGAGAATAAGGATCTTGATCTTCCAGCTCATAAG GTGATGGTTGCCACCGTGCGTTGTGAAGAGATAGCTGATGAAAAGTTTAGCCGCTTGTGCTCTGATAAG GTTTGGTTGGCATTGGAGAAAGCTGTTCAACAAGGTCCAGTACGTGGTTTTGGGGAAAAGCTGAGCTCAATTATTGATGCCTATCTATCACA ATATGATGCAGAGGCAATGTTCTTTGATGAAGGTGTGCGAAATGCAAAACGGCAGCATTTGCTGTCCAAGGCACTTGAT TTTGTGTTCCCTGCCTATTCAACAATGTTGGGCCATCTACGTTCTAAAGCTCTAGATAGTTTCAAGATTAAATTGGAACAATCACTAAACAGTGGAAAAGGTTTTGCTGCCGCTGTTCGCATGTGGACTCGATCATCTATGCTTGAGTTTGACAAAGGATCTGCTG ATGCTGCTGTAAGACAGGCTAGCTGGGATGCTTCCAGAGTGCGAGACAAACTTCGTCGCGATATTGATTCACATGCTATGTCTGTGCGCGATGCAAAATTATCTGCAATAATGAATAATTTTGAG GAACAACTGGCCAAGGCCTTGGTTGATCCTGTGGAGTGCATATTTGAAACTGGGGAAAAGGATACCTGGCCTTCAATTCGAAAACTTCTTAAACGTGAGACTGAAGCTGTTGTATCTGAATTTCTGTCTTccatttctggttttgagcttgATGAAGAAACAACTGAAAGAATGCAACAAAGCTTAAGGGACTATGCAAGAAAACTGGTGGAGAACAAAGCAAGAGATGAAGCTGGGAAGATTCTTATTCTCATGAAAGATAG GTTCTCTACTGTCTTCAATCATGACAATAATTCAATCCCTAGAGTTTGGACTGGGAAGgaagatattaaaattattaCACAGGAAGCTCGCACAGTG TCCCTTAACCTTCTATCGGATATGGCTGCCATACGCTTGGATGAGAGGCCAGATCAAATTGACAGTATACTCCGTTCAGCTCTCATGGATGGAACTGTTTCTGTTGCATCTTCAAGGAGAGGAGTTTCTACTGATCCACTGGCCTCAAGCACATGGGAGGAG GTTCCTCCAAAAGATACACTTCTCACTCCAGTGCAATGCAAGTCTCTGTGGAGGCAGTTCCAGAAAGAGACAGAGTATACAGTTGCTCAAGCTATTTCGGCTCAG GAGGCGTACAAGCGAAACAACAATTGGTTACCGCCTGCTTGGGCTATACTGGCAATGGTTGTTCTTGGTTTTAATGAATTTATGCTGCTTCTAAA AAATCCGCTTTACTTGCTGGTTACGTTTGTTGTCTTTGTACTTGGGAAGGCCATTTGGGTGAACATGAATATAGAAGGAGAGTTTCGAAATGGCACT CTTGCTGGGATACTATCGATTTCATCGAGGTTTCTTCCCGCTGTTATGAACCTTATGAAACGTCTCACTGAAGATGCTCAAGGATTTACATCGCCTGAAGGAATGAGAAATTCTTGA